The genomic window CCACATGCACGAGGATTATAATCGAGAATAAACGAGCAATTGGCATCGAATATCACAAGGTGAATAATAGTAGTAACGACATCAAGCTACAGAATGAGAATCGATTCTTTTTCTCGTCCGCAATTGCTTGTTGTTAGTTTTAAATATCGTCACTGGCGAGTGAATAAATTCGCAAACAATGTCCGTAGAACGGCAAATACTACATGGTACGCGCATCCAAGGAAGTCATCATCACCGCTGGTACCATTCATTCTCCTCATCTTCTACTCCTTTCTGGAGTTGGGCCGGAAGATGATTTAAAGTACATGGGAATCGACGTGGTCAATGATTTACCTGGCGTCGGCTACAATTTGCATGATCATACCGAATACCAGCTTGGGTTCACCATAGACGAGCCTGACGTCTTTGACGACAACTGGGCTGCTCTCGCTGAGTATGTCGGCTTCCAGACTGGAGCCTTGTCCAGCACTGGCCTTGCTCAGGTGGTGGGCGCCCTACCATCCGGAATTACTACACCCAACCTTCTGGATATTCATGTAGTCGGCGACGGATATTATGCCACTTGCGCACCCGGTGAAATCGGCGCCCTCCACAGCCATGGTAAACGCAACATCGTCCTTGCGTCAAGGTACATGCACCCCAAATGCAGAGGTACGTCTGACTGTCTGAATTAAAGCACCAGATTTATGACGCCTATAATCAAGGGCCCAGAGCCCATGAAGGAACTTAAGATGTTTTCTGTTACAGGAAAAATCAGTCTGGCTTCACCGGATCCTTCTGTACCTCCTTTAGTCTGGGTCAACTATTTTTGCGGGCCTGACGACGTTGCTGGGGTTGTGAGAGCCATTGAGTATGCTATGGAATTGGCCGATACACCCGCCTTGCAAGCCTACAACATGACCTTGGCCGTAAGACCTCTCGAGGCCTGCTCAAAACACGATTTTGCTAGCAGAGAATACTGGGAGTGCGCGGTTCATTACGACGGAGTAGGACAACATCACTATGCGGGTACCTGCAAAATGGGTCCTGCATCAGACCCACTCGCAGTTGTCGATCCTCGACTGCGTGTTTACGGAATAGACGGACTACGCGTGGCAGGCGCTGCCATTATGCCTCAGGTAATTGTTGGGTTAATACGATTTATTGTACGATGAGATGTGCGAACTTCGTTCCCGAGAAAGGACGTAATGGAAACCCAAATAATAAACCCTATCAGCGGATTGTTCATGATGATGATTATTGCGGTCCCGAAAGTCAATATAGCATATTGCATGATTCAATTTACAGGCACCTACCGCTGATCCTGCAGCAACTTGCGTCATGATTGGAGAACGAGCTGCTCATATGATCAAGGAAGATTGGGAATTTGAAACCTACCGTTCCGAAGAAGCTTGCTAACAGTGAAAACGCatgttaagaaaaaa from Neodiprion lecontei isolate iyNeoLeco1 chromosome 1, iyNeoLeco1.1, whole genome shotgun sequence includes these protein-coding regions:
- the LOC107228177 gene encoding glucose dehydrogenase [FAD, quinone], whose product is MQYSYTLPETCNAGHLGPSLASMCNVTSYCLFLSIVESLVRRKQSIAQTCERIKPIQTPDAEYDFIVVGGGRSGSVIAARLSEILDWNVLLVEAGPDEPACTSIPGFSHAIQSPAIAWKYQAVNESYACRNWNGSCPIFVPKVLGGDMVLNTMMYLRGSPRIFNLWAAMGNKGWSWKRVLPFFKKSENNGEIDSVGRKYHGTDGPLFVERFPSKPSFANVILDAAEEAGFGVSNDLNGKDRFGFAVIQTTSHHGARRSSAAAYLRPIRHRKNFHVTLKSTCTRIIIENKRAIGIEYHKNGKYYMVRASKEVIITAGTIHSPHLLLLSGVGPEDDLKYMGIDVVNDLPGVGYNLHDHTEYQLGFTIDEPDVFDDNWAALAEYVGFQTGALSSTGLAQVVGALPSGITTPNLLDIHVVGDGYYATCAPGEIGALHSHGKRNIVLASRYMHPKCRGKISLASPDPSVPPLVWVNYFCGPDDVAGVVRAIEYAMELADTPALQAYNMTLAVRPLEACSKHDFASREYWECAVHYDGVGQHHYAGTCKMGPASDPLAVVDPRLRVYGIDGLRVAGAAIMPQAPTADPAATCVMIGERAAHMIKEDWEFETYRSEEAC